The genomic stretch CATACAGCGTTGCACGAACATCTCGGTCTCCTGCCTTCGATATTCGGCCGGGGTTATCGTGTTCACCTGACTGATATCTTCGCGGCGTGAGACCAAAATGCGCTGCGACAGTGCGGGATTTTTTGAATCTATTGGGGTCATCAATTGCGGCTTTGAATGTCAAAGCTGCAATAGGTCCCACACCTGGCACTGTCATCATCCGCATGCACACCGCGTCTTGCGATGCCGCGCGCTTCACGCGTCGATCCAGTTCCAGATAGTTTTGAAAGAGGACCGTACGGGCATCAAGTAAAGGAAGAACCGCGTGCGCGAGAACTTCATCCATCTCAATCATAGGTCGAACGAGGGCGTCGAAGGAACCGTGCTTTACCGTTCTGGGCAGTCGTACCCCGAAGATCTTCAATAAACCCCGCACTTCGTTTGCAAGGTCGATCGTCTTCTTCAGCAATGCCTTGCGTGTGCTAAGCAGCGCCCGAAGGCCATGAGCTTCGCGGCTTTTCATATGTACTGGACTGAACCACCCAGTGCGTAGGATCTGCGCAATCCCTTTCGCATCGGTCTTATCTGTTTTGTTCCGCATCGCTGACAAGGCAGCATTCACCTGGCGGGCCTCCATACAGACGATATCGAAGCCCAAGGATTGTAAGCCAAAGTAAAGATGCTGGCTCAAGGCACCGGCTTCAAAACCGACGCGCTCAACGGGGTGATCAAAGGCTTCAAGGCACGCAGCAATGTCCGCAACTTCGCATGGCAGCTCTCGCTCCAGCCAAACCTTGCCTTTGCTATCGACGATGCACAAAGCACACGACCGAAGCGACACATCTAAACCAGCATAGTATTCCATCATCTGTCTCCCTTGTTCACAGCTATGCTGTGATACTATCGGGAGCTCGACCAAAGTGCAGGGTCAGCCCAATTACGCATGCTCCCCGCCGTTTTTTCGGTCGAGACCTATAGTTACCATTAAAAGAGTAGCCTACCTTACAATGGTGGTTCCGTTCCGCCACATTTGAAACCATGCCGGTTCCCAATGAGCCCACCGCTATTG from Pseudosulfitobacter sp. DSM 107133 encodes the following:
- a CDS encoding IS110 family transposase, encoding MMEYYAGLDVSLRSCALCIVDSKGKVWLERELPCEVADIAACLEAFDHPVERVGFEAGALSQHLYFGLQSLGFDIVCMEARQVNAALSAMRNKTDKTDAKGIAQILRTGWFSPVHMKSREAHGLRALLSTRKALLKKTIDLANEVRGLLKIFGVRLPRTVKHGSFDALVRPMIEMDEVLAHAVLPLLDARTVLFQNYLELDRRVKRAASQDAVCMRMMTVPGVGPIAALTFKAAIDDPNRFKKSRTVAAHFGLTPRRYQSGEHDNPGRISKAGDRDVRATLYAAANAMLMRTMAGSQIKSWGMRLMRTKGRRRAVVAVARKLAVLLHRMWADGTEFRQEQAGGTA